The following DNA comes from Spirulina major PCC 6313.
CTTGTACCGTGGCACGGGCGGGGGCGGTGGCTTCGTTGAAAAAAGTGGCGTAAACCCCGTTCATGGTGGCGAAGTCGCCTAAGTCAGTGAGGAAGACGGTGGTTTTTACCACTTGCTCGAACGTTGCGCCCGCCTCGGCCAGAATCGCGGCGAGATTTTGCATCACCTGTTGCGTTTGGGCCGCTACATCATCGCCGCCCACCAAGTTCCCCGCTGCATTGAGGGGGATCTGGCCGGCGACAAAGAGAAATTGGCCGGTGGCGGCGATCGCTTGGTTATAGGGGCCAACCGGGGCAGGGGCTTGGTTGGTTTGAATGATTCGTTTTTCCATCAATAAGGGCGTTCCAAAAATGCGCTTCTTTTAGCCTAGAAGGGTGATCGAAGCTTCTGGGCGTTTCTGTTAAAGAACTTGATACTTCCGTAACGTCCGGTAACGTGGGGGACTGG
Coding sequences within:
- a CDS encoding Rid family detoxifying hydrolase, whose protein sequence is MEKRIIQTNQAPAPVGPYNQAIAATGQFLFVAGQIPLNAAGNLVGGDDVAAQTQQVMQNLAAILAEAGATFEQVVKTTVFLTDLGDFATMNGVYATFFNEATAPARATVQVAQLPKGVKVEIDCIAVL